The following coding sequences are from one Streptomyces sp. NBC_00536 window:
- a CDS encoding phage tail protein, with the protein MPDLVQTFRFRVRLTRSAAPGRTDLPPPVLAHVTHDAPAAAVAAAGGERGSGAAAPERLGDGGFQECAGLGLEADLREHAQGGANDAVVRRVGRVRLQPLVLKRGMLLATADGGADTGLWDWLQGMVDGGAPAVRYDGDIEVLDPTGQRVVARWTFTRGLPLKIIGPSLNAKTGEIAMEELHIAHEGLCLERTP; encoded by the coding sequence GTGCCCGACCTCGTCCAGACCTTCCGCTTCCGCGTCCGGCTCACCCGCAGCGCCGCCCCCGGCCGCACCGACCTGCCGCCGCCCGTCCTCGCCCACGTCACCCACGACGCCCCGGCGGCCGCCGTCGCCGCGGCCGGGGGAGAGCGCGGGAGCGGCGCCGCGGCGCCCGAGCGGCTCGGCGACGGCGGCTTCCAGGAATGCGCCGGACTCGGCCTGGAGGCCGACCTCCGCGAACACGCGCAGGGCGGGGCGAACGACGCGGTGGTGCGCCGGGTCGGCCGGGTCCGGCTCCAGCCGCTCGTCCTCAAACGCGGCATGCTCCTCGCCACGGCCGACGGCGGCGCCGACACCGGCCTGTGGGACTGGCTCCAGGGCATGGTCGACGGCGGTGCGCCGGCCGTCCGCTACGACGGGGACATCGAGGTGCTCGACCCCACCGGACAACGCGTGGTGGCCCGGTGGACCTTCACCCGGGGACTGCCACTGAAGATCATCGGCCCATCGCTGAACGCGAAGACGGGGGAGATCGCCATGGAAGAACTCCACATCGCCCACGAGGGCCTGTGCCTGGAGCGCACCCCGTGA
- a CDS encoding CIS tube protein, with translation MSALAHATLQRLAHSGAGAKDQPPLVVDDGPAVPVQFNPTTLRISRNNTVDRGGATTRSQKRQHPATEGSTLTFDLEFDTSEQRSGGQYVDVRRWTALVRQYAEPPPDQPADPPPVVRFVWGTLRYNGIVTQVNEELDHFAPDGTPLRAKVGVTLVEQNFAYEAHAEGPGTRDARAATEPGAPRTGAAPGTSGTGRPDRVVRARDGESAQQLLSRLGLDPAGWRGAMNGLDSPLTLAAGAAVQLGAEVTVPFAAGTSGPWAAAGFAGGAAATSVAGLAGALGIAVDVGNGSGSAADGGPGSGNPAPAGYGGVPDPVAVGFALSAGGGIAAAAAVVSAAEVDRATTRARQSFEVPAGATAPTGPGPVVPGSPVPGPAAPDRRSLGYGRGVPLRARADPGTLAEVEAGGGRSLADRARRRELPAPDPGAAPWERLPPDPPGRTTADCEQRRRDAGPRTLGRTPRGGPP, from the coding sequence GTGAGCGCCCTCGCCCACGCCACCCTGCAACGCCTCGCGCACAGCGGCGCCGGAGCCAAGGACCAGCCGCCGCTGGTCGTGGACGACGGCCCCGCCGTCCCCGTCCAGTTCAACCCCACCACCCTGCGCATCAGCCGCAACAACACCGTCGACCGCGGCGGCGCCACCACCCGCTCCCAGAAGCGCCAGCACCCCGCGACGGAGGGCTCCACCCTCACCTTCGACCTGGAATTCGACACCTCCGAACAGCGCTCCGGCGGCCAGTACGTCGACGTGCGCCGCTGGACGGCGCTGGTGCGCCAGTACGCCGAACCGCCCCCCGACCAGCCCGCCGACCCGCCGCCCGTCGTCCGCTTCGTCTGGGGCACCCTCCGCTACAACGGCATCGTCACCCAGGTCAACGAGGAACTCGACCACTTCGCCCCCGACGGCACCCCGCTGCGCGCCAAGGTCGGCGTCACCCTCGTCGAGCAGAACTTCGCCTACGAAGCCCACGCCGAGGGACCCGGTACGCGCGACGCCCGCGCCGCCACCGAACCCGGAGCCCCGCGCACCGGCGCCGCCCCCGGCACCTCCGGAACCGGCCGCCCCGACCGGGTGGTGCGGGCCCGGGACGGGGAATCCGCCCAGCAACTGCTGTCCCGCCTCGGGCTGGACCCGGCCGGGTGGCGCGGTGCGATGAACGGGCTGGACAGCCCGCTGACCCTGGCGGCCGGGGCCGCCGTACAGCTGGGCGCCGAGGTGACGGTCCCCTTCGCCGCGGGCACGTCCGGACCGTGGGCGGCGGCGGGCTTCGCGGGCGGGGCCGCGGCGACCTCCGTCGCGGGGCTCGCCGGCGCCCTGGGCATCGCCGTAGACGTCGGCAATGGGTCGGGAAGCGCTGCCGACGGCGGTCCGGGCAGCGGGAACCCCGCGCCCGCCGGGTACGGCGGAGTACCGGACCCGGTCGCCGTGGGCTTCGCCCTGTCGGCCGGTGGCGGCATCGCCGCGGCGGCGGCCGTGGTCAGCGCCGCTGAGGTGGACCGGGCCACCACCCGGGCCCGGCAGTCCTTCGAGGTACCGGCCGGCGCGACGGCGCCCACCGGGCCCGGACCGGTCGTCCCCGGTTCGCCCGTGCCCGGCCCCGCAGCCCCCGACCGGCGTTCGCTCGGCTACGGCCGCGGCGTGCCGCTGCGGGCGCGCGCCGACCCCGGCACCCTCGCCGAAGTGGAAGCGGGCGGCGGCCGGAGCCTGGCCGACCGGGCCCGGCGCCGGGAACTTCCCGCGCCCGACCCCGGCGCGGCCCCCTGGGAGCGGCTGCCACCCGATCCGCCCGGCCGCACCACCGCCGACTGCGAGCAACGCCGCCGTGACGCGGGCCCCCGCACCCTGGGACGGACACCGCGAGGAGGCCCGCCATGA
- a CDS encoding phage late control D family protein — protein sequence MTEPVVAAVSPVFEVGGALVRDLARDCVHLDVTEGTEGLRTLRAHFLAVGAGATGPPARLLHLDGSTIGLGSALKVALGPAARLRHVFDGVVSAIELVLGDGEPPQVLVHAEDALMRLRMSRRLRTYREVTDAGIAAAVAAEHGLGAETDAPGPRYDLVQQLNQSDLAFLRDRARLIQAELWASGRTLHFRPRGSRGTTAQTLVYGSELLSARFAADLAHQRSEIVVTGYDAERGEGIDERAGPETVEAETAGGRTGARLLTQTLGPSTSLRIREAALTAEEARAWARAEMLRRGRRFVTVAGTTHGSPDLVVGGRLTLRSVGAPFEGEGYHVTRIRHTFDPEHGFRTRFDAERSALNEVV from the coding sequence ATGACTGAACCGGTGGTGGCGGCCGTCTCACCCGTCTTCGAAGTCGGCGGCGCGCTGGTCAGAGACCTCGCGCGGGACTGCGTACACCTCGACGTGACGGAGGGGACCGAGGGTCTGCGCACCCTGCGCGCGCACTTCCTCGCCGTCGGCGCCGGGGCCACGGGGCCACCGGCCCGCCTCCTGCACCTCGACGGCAGCACCATCGGGCTCGGCAGCGCCCTCAAGGTCGCCCTCGGCCCCGCAGCCCGGCTGCGCCACGTCTTCGACGGGGTGGTCTCCGCCATCGAACTCGTCCTCGGCGACGGCGAACCGCCCCAGGTCCTCGTGCACGCCGAAGACGCGCTGATGCGCCTGCGGATGAGCCGCCGCCTGCGCACCTACCGGGAGGTCACCGACGCCGGGATCGCCGCGGCCGTCGCCGCGGAACACGGCCTCGGCGCCGAGACCGATGCCCCCGGCCCCCGCTACGACCTGGTCCAGCAGCTCAACCAGAGCGACCTCGCCTTCCTGCGCGACCGGGCCCGGCTGATCCAGGCCGAACTGTGGGCGAGCGGACGCACCCTGCACTTCCGGCCCCGCGGCAGCCGCGGCACCACCGCCCAGACCCTGGTCTACGGCAGCGAACTCCTCTCCGCCCGGTTCGCCGCCGACCTCGCCCACCAGCGCAGCGAGATCGTCGTCACCGGATACGACGCCGAGCGGGGCGAAGGCATCGACGAGCGCGCCGGACCCGAGACCGTGGAGGCCGAGACGGCGGGCGGCCGCACCGGCGCCCGGCTCCTGACCCAGACGCTCGGCCCCTCCACCAGCCTGCGGATCCGCGAGGCCGCCCTCACCGCCGAGGAGGCCCGGGCCTGGGCCCGCGCCGAAATGCTGCGCCGCGGCCGCCGGTTCGTCACCGTCGCGGGCACCACCCACGGCAGCCCCGACCTGGTGGTCGGCGGCCGCCTCACCCTCCGCTCCGTCGGCGCGCCCTTCGAGGGGGAGGGCTACCACGTCACCCGGATCCGGCACACCTTCGACCCGGAGCACGGCTTCCGCACCCGCTTCGACGCCGAACGCTCCGCACTGAACGAGGTGGTGTGA
- a CDS encoding phage baseplate assembly protein V encodes MTLPAPADGSAPGYFGVYPAFVTDIVDEKRLGRVEVRFPWMGKEGERDVRAWATLCSPYADDEQGLLVLPEVDSQVVVAFEAGNPRRPYVLGAAWHGSAALPHPPQRSNDLRQLRSRADSRLQFDDTPGAAKVRITMASGHEVTLDDATQQITIRHGGGCVIRLTGATVEIQAVASLEVTAPVVKVSAGYTSFSGVVQVGTLLVDQGIVSPAYSPGAGNIW; translated from the coding sequence ATGACCCTGCCCGCCCCCGCGGACGGCTCCGCCCCGGGATACTTCGGCGTCTACCCCGCCTTCGTCACCGACATCGTCGACGAGAAACGGCTCGGCAGGGTCGAGGTCCGCTTCCCCTGGATGGGCAAGGAGGGCGAGCGCGACGTCCGGGCCTGGGCCACCCTGTGCTCGCCGTACGCCGATGACGAGCAGGGACTGCTCGTGCTGCCCGAGGTCGACAGCCAGGTCGTCGTCGCCTTCGAAGCCGGGAACCCGCGCCGCCCGTATGTCCTCGGCGCCGCCTGGCACGGCAGCGCGGCCCTCCCGCACCCACCGCAGCGCTCCAACGACCTGCGCCAGCTCCGCTCGCGGGCGGACAGCAGGCTCCAGTTCGACGACACGCCAGGCGCGGCCAAGGTCCGGATCACCATGGCCTCCGGCCACGAGGTCACCCTCGATGACGCCACCCAGCAGATCACCATCCGGCACGGCGGCGGGTGCGTGATCCGGCTGACCGGCGCCACCGTGGAGATCCAGGCGGTCGCCTCCCTGGAGGTCACCGCGCCCGTCGTCAAGGTGAGCGCCGGATACACCTCCTTCAGCGGCGTCGTCCAGGTCGGCACCCTGCTGGTCGACCAGGGGATCGTGTCCCCCGCCTACAGCCCCGGCGCCGGGAACATCTGGTGA
- a CDS encoding GPW/gp25 family protein produces MAASDALTSAPGGYGPGAPPTGDPWTGTGVRFPLRPLAAGAAGALGALGPGTADGGRPGALAWLSGTAVIRQSIETILDTEPGERVMRPTFGCGLRRHLMAPNTPATRAAISADTAEALTRWEPRIRVTGVAVTPGEEPSMVWIDIGYVRLADLRPDNLVYPFYLR; encoded by the coding sequence ATGGCAGCATCTGACGCCCTCACCTCCGCCCCCGGCGGCTATGGACCGGGAGCCCCACCCACAGGCGATCCCTGGACCGGGACCGGGGTCAGGTTCCCGCTGCGCCCCCTGGCGGCGGGCGCGGCGGGCGCGCTGGGCGCGCTGGGACCAGGTACGGCGGACGGCGGCCGCCCCGGAGCCCTCGCCTGGCTGAGCGGAACCGCCGTGATCCGGCAGTCGATCGAGACGATCCTCGACACCGAGCCCGGCGAGCGCGTCATGCGGCCCACCTTCGGCTGCGGACTGCGCCGCCACCTGATGGCACCGAACACCCCCGCCACCCGCGCCGCGATCAGTGCGGACACAGCCGAGGCGCTCACCCGCTGGGAGCCGAGGATCAGGGTCACCGGGGTCGCCGTGACCCCGGGGGAGGAGCCGTCCATGGTGTGGATCGACATCGGCTACGTACGCCTCGCCGACCTGCGCCCGGACAATCTCGTCTACCCCTTCTACCTGCGATAG
- a CDS encoding putative baseplate assembly protein, with amino-acid sequence MPLIGPILDDRTFEQLRDELVKRIPVYAPEWTDHNAGDPGIALLELFAHLGESVLFRFNQIPDATKVAFLRLLGVRPRPALSARTLLVLDTERPEGVQVLPGTEARAGAVPFETDGEVVAWPLEVLAVGKTRAPAPAADDPARAATEQRRRQDAVEGLAPAERDRARTGAPVSFYVTTAVPADPLGEGSVPLDVATTIDQCLWIALLAKDSADPRQLRGRSIFLGVLPDEELPRPYDLVPRTPGDPTRLRAADLLAAPPGFLWELWNGPSAPAAFTPLDVLADTTRGLSAGGVVSLALPAAFPTHARGAASTGGSNSPPPLDDEKAAARVLGWLRVRRPAGENDAIHRIRWVGINAVGAVQARTATPEHLGTGTADAGQAFRLTQRPVIAGSVRLEVEEADGWRPWTEAESFAATGPFDRHYTLDAEAGVVRFAERGRLPRIGERIRVLSYWYGGGSAGNVPAGAVGSFTAVAGVKVTNPLPATGGADPASLADALDALPAEVHRRDRAVTAEDFRALALEVPGVRRAEPLPLLHPDTPGQPAAGVISVLVFPAEDLRDPGAPLPDLALLRQVAAYLNPRRLVTTELYVIPPTYVDIAVSVGIRTREGYQSDAVRRWVELILRQYLAPLPPYGPEGAGWPLGRAVRRAELEAVAVQVEGLAYIEDELLLARRAPGTGAGDTAGAVWTPAPLVALRPWEVPRLAGITVVTGSPLPVGAGYGTPPPPPGDPVVVPLPPEVC; translated from the coding sequence ATGCCACTGATCGGCCCCATCCTCGACGACCGGACCTTCGAGCAGCTCAGGGACGAGCTGGTCAAGCGGATCCCGGTCTACGCCCCCGAGTGGACCGACCACAATGCGGGCGACCCCGGCATCGCCCTGCTCGAACTCTTCGCGCACCTCGGCGAGTCGGTCCTCTTCCGCTTCAACCAGATCCCCGACGCCACCAAAGTCGCGTTCCTGCGGCTGCTGGGCGTCCGCCCCCGGCCCGCGCTGAGCGCGCGTACCCTGCTGGTCCTCGACACCGAACGGCCCGAGGGCGTCCAGGTGTTGCCCGGCACCGAGGCCCGCGCGGGCGCCGTCCCCTTCGAGACCGACGGCGAAGTGGTGGCCTGGCCGCTGGAGGTCCTCGCGGTCGGGAAGACCCGCGCCCCGGCCCCGGCCGCCGATGACCCCGCCCGCGCCGCCACCGAGCAGCGGCGCCGCCAGGACGCGGTGGAGGGTCTGGCGCCCGCCGAGCGGGACCGGGCGCGCACCGGTGCGCCCGTGTCCTTCTACGTCACCACCGCCGTGCCCGCCGATCCGCTGGGCGAAGGCTCCGTACCGCTCGATGTCGCCACCACCATCGACCAGTGCCTGTGGATCGCGCTGCTCGCCAAGGACTCCGCCGACCCCCGCCAACTGCGCGGCCGGAGCATCTTCCTGGGCGTCCTGCCCGACGAGGAACTGCCGCGGCCCTACGACCTGGTGCCCCGCACCCCCGGCGATCCCACCCGGCTGCGCGCGGCCGATCTGCTCGCGGCCCCGCCCGGCTTCCTCTGGGAGCTGTGGAACGGCCCGTCCGCCCCGGCCGCCTTCACCCCCCTCGACGTCCTCGCGGACACCACCCGCGGACTGAGCGCGGGAGGCGTGGTCTCCCTCGCCCTGCCCGCCGCGTTCCCCACCCACGCCCGGGGCGCCGCGAGCACCGGCGGGTCGAACAGCCCGCCGCCCCTCGACGACGAGAAGGCCGCGGCCCGGGTCCTGGGCTGGCTCCGGGTCCGCCGCCCGGCCGGGGAGAACGACGCGATCCACCGCATCCGCTGGGTCGGGATCAACGCGGTGGGCGCCGTGCAGGCCCGCACCGCGACACCCGAACACCTCGGCACCGGCACGGCCGACGCGGGCCAGGCCTTCCGCCTCACCCAGCGCCCCGTGATCGCGGGCAGCGTCCGGCTGGAGGTCGAGGAAGCCGACGGCTGGCGCCCCTGGACCGAAGCCGAGTCCTTCGCCGCCACCGGCCCCTTCGACCGGCACTACACCCTGGACGCCGAAGCGGGGGTCGTCCGCTTCGCCGAGCGCGGCAGACTGCCCCGGATCGGCGAGCGGATCCGGGTGCTCTCCTACTGGTACGGGGGTGGTTCCGCGGGGAACGTACCGGCCGGGGCGGTCGGCTCCTTCACCGCGGTCGCCGGGGTGAAGGTCACCAACCCGCTGCCCGCGACCGGGGGCGCCGATCCGGCCTCCCTCGCCGACGCCCTCGACGCGCTGCCCGCCGAGGTGCACCGCCGCGACCGGGCCGTCACCGCCGAGGACTTCCGGGCGCTGGCCCTGGAGGTCCCCGGAGTCCGCCGCGCCGAACCCCTGCCGCTGCTGCACCCCGACACGCCCGGCCAGCCGGCCGCGGGCGTCATCAGCGTGCTCGTCTTCCCCGCCGAGGACCTGCGCGACCCGGGCGCGCCGCTGCCCGACCTCGCGCTGCTGCGCCAGGTGGCGGCGTACCTGAACCCGCGCCGGCTGGTCACCACCGAGCTGTATGTCATCCCGCCCACCTACGTGGACATCGCGGTCTCCGTCGGGATCCGCACCCGGGAGGGTTATCAGAGCGACGCGGTGCGCCGCTGGGTGGAGCTGATCCTGCGCCAGTACCTCGCCCCGCTCCCGCCGTACGGGCCGGAGGGCGCCGGATGGCCGCTGGGCCGGGCCGTGCGGCGCGCCGAACTGGAGGCCGTCGCCGTCCAGGTGGAAGGCCTCGCGTACATCGAGGACGAACTGCTGCTGGCCCGCCGTGCGCCGGGCACGGGGGCGGGGGACACGGCCGGAGCGGTGTGGACGCCGGCGCCGCTCGTGGCGCTGCGGCCGTGGGAGGTCCCCCGGCTCGCCGGGATCACCGTGGTCACCGGCAGCCCCCTGCCCGTCGGCGCCGGGTACGGCACCCCGCCGCCACCGCCCGGCGATCCCGTCGTCGTCCCCCTGCCCCCGGAGGTGTGCTGA
- a CDS encoding phage tail protein has protein sequence MYADRTLSLLADPDQWARCAHEATALLDEGGVCLAWEPEPEEGPRPAGHGPAGLAFDRWGRGYRSHPRTGRVELLPADGAGAGALAAGAPQHPPGALCVPRGLAVDTAQRLYIAESGAGAVQVVDLWAERPLRRVPVRDTARPHRRPLDLTAHCGAVVALLTRPAGLVVLRGRRDPRPGPALRPPAGAEGLRPTRIADHAGQLYVLWTGADGGRAVLARADGSRPLAVPGAGDLDFTADGTLVAARGPGQPFRLFRPDGHSWAETEPLRAPGYDGGAVTVAPDGRITFTTASGTGRSAGPAARYTPTGTVICYRLDGAAYRTRWGRVFLDACVPPGTDVRISCLTSDEDTVPDPLPAAPPVRGGRTVRHPELTPPLPSRDQLASSLPDPAPLFRRPTGREWPWAQIAPDDGYDTYEAPVPAPPGRYLWIVLRLTGTRRLTPRVRGLRVERPGHRLPGQLPRAWSRDEGDTAFLQRFLAPAEGLLHELDGRAAERALLLDPDTTPQEALGWLAGLLGLALDRRWPVAARRALLAQAHDLFRIRGTVACLERILRLYLPLPLSVVESWRLRGLGGAVLGAGPGGPPAPAVGGAASTSGALGRFTVGGTRPGEDGYTATAHRFSVLIPADLGAEQLEVVRAVADAHKPAHTLVDICLLGAGMRVGRTLHLGLTSVVGPGAAWDPAVLGAVRLGDTGVVGVPATGSRVGETSITGAVRVG, from the coding sequence ATGTACGCGGACCGGACACTGAGCCTGCTCGCCGACCCGGACCAGTGGGCGCGCTGCGCCCACGAGGCGACCGCGCTCCTGGACGAGGGCGGGGTGTGCCTGGCCTGGGAACCCGAACCGGAGGAGGGTCCCCGGCCGGCCGGGCACGGGCCCGCCGGGCTGGCCTTCGACCGGTGGGGCCGCGGCTACCGCTCGCACCCGAGGACGGGCCGGGTCGAACTCCTGCCCGCCGACGGGGCCGGTGCGGGGGCCCTGGCGGCCGGCGCTCCGCAGCACCCGCCCGGCGCGCTGTGCGTACCGCGCGGACTCGCCGTCGACACCGCGCAGCGCCTGTACATCGCCGAATCCGGCGCGGGCGCCGTGCAGGTCGTCGACCTGTGGGCCGAGCGGCCGCTGCGCCGGGTCCCCGTCCGCGACACCGCCCGGCCGCACCGGCGGCCGCTCGACCTCACCGCCCACTGCGGCGCCGTCGTCGCCCTGCTCACCCGGCCCGCCGGACTCGTCGTCCTGCGCGGCCGCCGGGACCCCCGGCCCGGCCCCGCGCTGCGCCCGCCGGCCGGGGCCGAGGGCCTGCGCCCGACCCGGATCGCCGACCACGCGGGGCAGTTGTACGTCCTGTGGACCGGCGCGGACGGCGGCCGCGCGGTGCTCGCCCGGGCGGACGGCAGCCGTCCGCTCGCCGTGCCCGGCGCCGGAGACCTCGACTTCACCGCCGACGGCACCCTGGTGGCGGCCCGCGGCCCGGGACAGCCGTTCCGGCTCTTCCGGCCCGACGGACACTCCTGGGCCGAGACCGAACCCCTGCGCGCCCCCGGCTACGACGGCGGAGCCGTCACCGTGGCCCCCGACGGCCGGATCACCTTCACCACCGCGAGCGGAACCGGCCGCAGCGCCGGACCCGCCGCCCGCTACACGCCCACCGGCACGGTGATCTGCTACCGGCTGGACGGCGCCGCGTACCGCACCCGCTGGGGGCGGGTGTTCCTCGACGCGTGCGTCCCACCCGGCACCGACGTCCGGATCAGCTGCCTCACCAGCGACGAGGACACCGTCCCCGACCCGCTGCCGGCGGCGCCGCCGGTCAGGGGCGGGCGGACCGTGCGCCACCCCGAGCTGACCCCGCCGCTGCCCTCCCGGGACCAGCTCGCCTCCTCGCTCCCCGACCCCGCGCCGCTCTTCCGCCGCCCCACCGGCCGCGAATGGCCCTGGGCCCAGATCGCCCCCGACGACGGGTACGACACGTACGAGGCGCCCGTACCGGCCCCACCCGGCCGGTACCTGTGGATCGTGCTCCGGCTGACCGGGACCCGCAGGCTCACCCCGCGCGTCCGGGGACTGCGGGTGGAGCGGCCCGGCCACCGGCTGCCCGGACAGCTCCCGCGGGCCTGGAGCCGGGACGAGGGCGACACCGCGTTCCTCCAGCGGTTCCTCGCCCCCGCCGAAGGGCTCCTGCACGAGCTGGACGGCCGGGCCGCCGAACGCGCCCTGCTGCTCGACCCGGACACCACCCCGCAGGAAGCCCTCGGATGGCTGGCCGGGCTGCTCGGCCTCGCCCTCGACCGGCGCTGGCCCGTCGCCGCCCGGCGCGCGCTGCTCGCCCAGGCCCACGACCTGTTCCGGATCCGGGGCACCGTGGCCTGCCTGGAGCGGATCCTGCGGCTCTACCTCCCGCTGCCCCTCAGCGTGGTGGAGAGCTGGCGGCTGCGCGGGCTCGGCGGGGCCGTCCTCGGCGCCGGGCCCGGCGGGCCCCCCGCCCCCGCCGTCGGCGGCGCGGCGAGCACGTCCGGAGCGCTGGGCCGGTTCACCGTCGGCGGCACCCGCCCCGGCGAGGACGGATACACGGCCACCGCGCACCGGTTCAGCGTGCTGATCCCCGCCGACCTCGGCGCCGAACAGCTGGAGGTGGTCCGGGCCGTGGCCGATGCCCACAAACCCGCCCACACCCTGGTCGACATCTGCCTCCTGGGCGCGGGCATGCGGGTCGGCCGCACGCTCCACCTCGGGCTCACCTCGGTCGTCGGCCCCGGAGCGGCCTGGGATCCCGCCGTGCTCGGCGCCGTCCGCCTCGGCGACACCGGCGTCGTCGGCGTTCCCGCCACCGGCTCCCGCGTCGGCGAGACCTCGATCACGGGGGCGGTGCGGGTCGGATGA